A window of the Rickettsia felis URRWXCal2 genome harbors these coding sequences:
- the dnaX gene encoding DNA polymerase III gamma and tau chains, translating into MTRYDIKSLITIVTDINSSNQYIPFARKYRPSNFTELQGQEVLVKVLSYTILNDRLTGGYLLTGIRGVGKTTSARIIAKAVNCSALITENTTIKTCEQCTNCISFNNHNHPDIIEIDAASKTSVDDIRRIIESAEYKPLQGKHKIFIIDEVHMLSKGAFNALLKTLEEPPPHIIFIFATTEVQKIPATIISRCQRYDLRRLSFEEIFKLLEYITKQENLKTDIEALRIIAHKSEGSARDAVSILDQAASMSAKFDNIISPQVINQMLGLVDSSVIIEFVECIIHRETEKAINLINKLYNFSVNLEIFIESVADFIAYLNKVKMLPNYSLPIYESFNDRTKNILDKISLPHLSILWQIYNKGVGEIKISYNGLTETEMLVIKSIYSTSLPLLADFDGNNQNFNQPINPEIKKKFEIVDFLEYLYKNNEIDIYYFLLNNTELKNLSDNRLELVSLEVTSKIKKQIEDLLAAFTKEKLEIVIIKEQSKQTLKNQLIGKIEVSNDFGLIKKHFPNIVISDILLKS; encoded by the coding sequence AGTCTTATAACTATCGTGACAGATATAAATTCATCTAATCAGTATATTCCTTTTGCAAGGAAATATCGTCCTAGTAATTTTACCGAGCTTCAGGGGCAAGAGGTATTAGTCAAAGTTTTAAGCTATACTATTTTAAATGATAGGCTCACCGGAGGCTATCTTTTAACAGGTATTAGAGGGGTCGGCAAAACTACTTCCGCCCGAATTATTGCTAAAGCCGTAAATTGCTCTGCTTTAATTACTGAAAACACGACCATTAAAACATGTGAGCAGTGTACAAACTGCATTAGTTTTAACAACCATAATCACCCTGATATAATCGAAATTGACGCAGCAAGTAAAACTAGCGTAGATGATATACGTAGAATTATAGAATCCGCTGAATATAAACCTCTGCAAGGGAAGCATAAAATCTTTATTATCGATGAAGTGCATATGCTCTCTAAGGGAGCATTTAATGCACTTCTTAAGACTTTAGAAGAACCGCCGCCTCATATAATATTTATCTTTGCAACGACGGAAGTACAAAAGATACCTGCAACTATTATCTCAAGATGTCAACGCTATGATTTAAGGCGGTTGAGTTTTGAAGAGATTTTTAAGCTACTTGAATATATAACTAAGCAGGAAAATTTAAAAACCGATATAGAAGCACTAAGAATTATAGCTCATAAGTCTGAAGGGTCGGCACGTGATGCAGTGTCTATTTTAGATCAAGCAGCTAGTATGTCTGCAAAATTCGATAATATAATTAGCCCTCAAGTAATTAATCAAATGCTTGGACTTGTTGATAGTTCGGTTATAATAGAATTTGTCGAATGTATCATCCACAGAGAGACGGAAAAAGCTATAAATTTAATAAATAAGCTTTATAATTTTTCGGTTAATCTTGAGATTTTTATAGAATCGGTAGCAGATTTTATTGCGTATCTTAATAAAGTAAAAATGTTACCTAATTATAGTTTGCCAATATATGAATCATTTAACGATAGAACTAAAAACATATTAGATAAAATCAGTTTGCCCCATTTATCAATCTTATGGCAAATATATAATAAGGGAGTAGGAGAAATAAAAATTTCCTATAACGGGCTAACAGAAACGGAAATGTTAGTTATAAAATCTATATATTCGACATCGCTACCCTTGCTTGCAGATTTTGACGGTAATAATCAAAATTTTAATCAACCAATTAATCCGGAAATAAAAAAAAAATTTGAAATTGTAGATTTTCTTGAATATCTATATAAAAATAATGAGATAGATATATATTACTTCCTGCTTAATAACACAGAACTTAAAAATCTCAGTGATAATAGATTAGAACTCGTAAGCCTTGAAGTTACAAGCAAAATAAAAAAACAAATAGAAGATTTGTTAGCTGCTTTTACTAAAGAAAAGCTTGAGATAGTAATCATAAAGGAACAGAGCAAGCAAACCTTAAAGAATCAGTTAATAGGTAAGATTGAAGTAAGTAATGATTTTGGTTTAATTAAAAAACATTTCCCAAATATAGTAATTTCAGATATTTTACTTAAAAGCTAA